A portion of the candidate division KSB1 bacterium genome contains these proteins:
- a CDS encoding RnfABCDGE type electron transport complex subunit G — MKEIGKFSGTLLLVTVVAAGALSAVNSVTKPRIERQQQLKTLEALGVALPGAPADAIEPVRRDGRILYYVGYEAPGSKRGVGYGVTARGKGYAGDVETLVGVDTSFTIVGIRVLAQRETPGLGTKIVETRPGETVPYFQAQFVGRTAAQCKVDKDGGPIVSITGATISSRAVANAVAAAIDSLRLWLSSAEGSEAAPPAGSTKSLSPLMTQ; from the coding sequence GTGAAGGAGATTGGCAAGTTCAGCGGCACGTTGCTGCTGGTCACGGTGGTGGCTGCAGGTGCCCTTTCGGCAGTGAACAGTGTTACCAAGCCGCGCATCGAGCGGCAGCAGCAGCTGAAGACCTTGGAAGCCTTGGGCGTCGCCCTGCCCGGTGCGCCCGCCGACGCCATCGAACCGGTGCGGCGCGACGGGCGCATCCTCTACTACGTCGGCTACGAGGCACCCGGGTCGAAGCGGGGGGTCGGCTACGGGGTCACCGCAAGGGGCAAAGGGTACGCCGGTGATGTCGAGACGCTGGTGGGGGTGGATACGTCGTTCACCATCGTGGGCATTCGGGTGCTGGCGCAGCGCGAAACGCCGGGCCTGGGGACCAAAATTGTCGAAACGCGGCCTGGTGAGACAGTGCCCTATTTTCAGGCCCAGTTCGTTGGGCGCACTGCGGCGCAGTGCAAGGTGGACAAAGACGGCGGGCCCATCGTCAGTATCACCGGTGCGACAATCTCCTCGCGCGCCGTCGCCAACGCGGTCGCCGCCGCGATCGATTCCCTGCGACTGTGGCTGAGCAGTGCCGAGGGGAGCGAGGCTGCTCCTCCAGCAGGCTCCACCAAATCACTTTCGCCTCTGATGACCCAGTAG
- a CDS encoding RnfABCDGE type electron transport complex subunit D encodes MEKERLVSASPHLSDAESIPKIMYGVVLSLLPAAVGAVYFFGLKALWIMLIASAAAMASEAAVQAILRKRITVADGSALVTGILLAFNVPASVPLWLPAVGAVFGIVVGKHAFGGLGYNPMNPALLGRAFMLASWPTSMTVFTVAPRGGSLCGIDPATISALQIDAVTQATPLKLLKVARGVLANPSAADASSYASYAKAVGALYDSYGNLFWGKVGGCIGETSTFLLLVGALFLLYKRYIGWKIPFSFLGTVALLSWAFAGTDGLLSGKPLFHLLSGGVMLGAFYMATDMVTSPVTFRGRLLFGVGCGVITMVIRLIGGYPEGVCYSILLMNLTVPLLDRYTRPRILGEKK; translated from the coding sequence ATGGAGAAGGAGCGTCTTGTTTCGGCATCGCCGCACTTGAGCGACGCTGAATCGATACCGAAAATCATGTACGGCGTGGTGCTGTCGTTGCTGCCGGCGGCAGTGGGCGCGGTCTATTTCTTTGGGCTCAAGGCCTTGTGGATCATGCTCATTGCCTCGGCGGCGGCAATGGCCAGCGAGGCGGCAGTGCAAGCCATTCTGCGCAAGAGGATTACCGTGGCTGATGGGAGCGCCCTGGTGACAGGCATCCTGCTTGCCTTCAACGTGCCGGCTTCCGTCCCCCTCTGGCTGCCGGCCGTGGGAGCAGTCTTTGGCATTGTGGTGGGCAAACATGCCTTCGGCGGTTTGGGGTACAACCCCATGAACCCCGCCTTGCTTGGCCGTGCCTTCATGTTGGCCTCCTGGCCCACGTCCATGACGGTGTTCACTGTGGCCCCCAGGGGCGGTTCCCTGTGTGGCATTGACCCAGCCACCATCAGCGCCTTGCAGATTGACGCGGTCACTCAGGCAACTCCGCTGAAGTTGCTCAAGGTGGCGCGCGGCGTGCTGGCCAACCCCTCGGCCGCCGATGCTTCTTCGTACGCCAGTTACGCCAAGGCTGTGGGAGCGCTCTACGACTCCTACGGGAACCTCTTCTGGGGCAAAGTCGGGGGCTGCATAGGAGAGACCTCCACCTTCTTGCTGCTCGTTGGAGCGCTATTCCTGTTGTACAAGCGCTACATCGGCTGGAAGATCCCGTTCAGCTTCTTGGGCACTGTCGCCCTACTGTCCTGGGCTTTTGCGGGCACAGATGGTCTTCTTTCGGGAAAACCGCTCTTTCACCTCTTGTCAGGTGGGGTGATGCTCGGTGCCTTCTACATGGCTACCGATATGGTGACCTCGCCGGTGACTTTTCGTGGGAGGCTGCTCTTCGGTGTTGGTTGTGGGGTGATAACCATGGTCATTAGGCTCATTGGCGGGTATCCGGAAGGAGTGTGCTACTCAATTTTGCTCATGAACCTCACGGTTCCCCTTTTGGACCGCTACACGAGGCCAAGGATCTTGGGAGAGAAGAAGTGA